The following nucleotide sequence is from Trifolium pratense cultivar HEN17-A07 linkage group LG2, ARS_RC_1.1, whole genome shotgun sequence.
GCTACCATGCTAGTGAGACAGAGATGTTTCTCATATACAATTATCTTCCAAGTGGTAATCTTGAAAAGTTCATCCAAGAGAGATCCACAAGGGCTATGGATTGGAAAATTCTTCACAAGATTGCATTAGACATAGCGCGCGCACTTTCCTATCTGCACGATCAATGTGTACCGCGTGTTCTTCATCGTGATGTCAAACCTAGCAATATCTTGTTGGACGACGATTTCAACGCTTATCTATCCGACTTTGGACTGGCGAGACTTCTCGGAACTTCAGAGACACACGCCACAACTGGTGTGGCGGGAACGTTTGGGTACGTTGCTCCTGAATATGCCATGACGTGTCGTGTTTCTGATAAAGCTGATGTGTATAGCTATGGTGTGGTGCTTCTTGAGTTGCTAtcagataaaaaattattggacCCTTCATTTTCTTCTTATGGAAATGGTTTCAATATAGTAGCATGGGGATGCATGCTATTGAGGGAAGGAAGAGCAAAGGAGTTTTTCGCTGCAGGTTTATGGGACGCCGGACCAGAAAATGATTTGGTAGAGGTTCTTCACTTAGCAGTTGTTTGTACTGTTGACTCACTATCAACAAGACCTACAATGAAACAGGTTGTGAAAAGGCTTAAGCAACTTCAACCTCCATCATGCTAACTCCTTGTGCGGCTGTGCACTTTTGAAATCATTATTAATTGGAGCGATATTGTCTTCCACTTTTAATTTGTAACTGTGTAATTTGTGATTTATTAGATTGGGTCCTTTTTTATGGACTTGTATTAGGTAGAGTTCCCCAATTTGTACTTAATCATCCCcttgtaaattttaatatagttGTAACCCCAATTTTCCATGCAATTTTCTTGATTAGTTTAGGGGGCTTGGTGATGATTCTGCAGAAGaatgtatatgtttgatttcCACGCCATAGGCACctttttcatctcttttttgttcaataaaattatagaataGAAtcagttttttgaaattttttatgccGTTTGGTTATGGTATACCACTATTATATCTTTTAAACATTTGTATCACTTAAGTTGTCTTTTTAAATGTTACTATATTTGTTCTTGCAGGATATTTAATGGAGCCCTGAATGGCTAATATGGTCCCTAATGTTTGCATTTTTGCAGcccttttgtttgtttctttaatTCGGTAGGCGTGACTTGAAGATTGGTTGTAAGAGTTGGCATTACGAAGGAAGGTAAGTCGGTGGACGAAGTCATTGGGCTATGTATAATGCTTTTTGAGGTCAACTGCACCAACATCATCGACAGTGGAGGTCATGGAGCACACCAAGGTCATCAATGGTTTTGGAGTACAAGAGGTATAtggttgttttaaaaaaaaaatcggttagATAGATAAACAATTATTTAAATAGTCGTATACATCTATTTCATGagatattttgttgttggtgAGGGTTGGGGAAGTAAAGTTTGATCCTAAGTCATGATTTGataacatttttaatttgcAAAATCAGAGCTGTTTGAAGCTGAAATTCATAGGCTGTTGTAGTCAGGTTTAGGATATCAGGGATTGTATTCAATTGTGTCAATTGAATTGATGTCAGGTCATGCACCACTGGTCTTGACGCATATGCACTTGCAATATTCTTGGAATAGATTTTTGCATTTACTTGCACAACTGTGATGTCAGGTTGTACAGAGAAGGGCATTGATAGAAACCTGATGCCCAATACTGCTGAGCCCAATATTGATGTTGGGGTGGTTCCAGCTAGGCCCATTATTTGGAAAGTTTATTCTAGGAAGAGGGTTAGTGGAAATAAGTAGTTACATGACGTGGAAGTTATCTTTGTGCTGTAATTTGATTAGAGGTTATGTGTAGGCATGATTAGTGGGGGAGAGGGTATCACATATTCTGTTTGTTAGAGTAAGGAGAATCATTTCTCTGGGAGGAGCATTTTGGCTCTGGTTTATTTCTTGTAACCACCACTTTCCATTATTTTCACTAAATAAACATTCATATTCCATCTCTCATTCTTTTAATATCTATCATTGGTCTGATCTGCCAGATTGATCGAGAGGAGCCGGTGAACTTGTGATTTACGCCATCGAAAATGACGAGAATGGATGATTTGGAGGCTAGAGTTGCATCGATGGAAGAAGCGTTTGAAAACAGAGTTTCGACACTGGAGGAAACGTTTCGTCAAATGTTTGCTGAATTTCGTTACAAGTTGGCGGAGGAGTTTGCAAAAAGTTGATGTGAACCTGAAAAAACAACGTTGTCATTCTCTGTTGAGGAGACAGTGTCGGAGTATAGGATAGCTGTGAAGAAAGTAGAATTACCATCGTTTGACGGTGAAGACCCTGTGGGATGGATCAAACGAGCAGAGACATATTTGAAGTGCAAGGTACGACGGAAGAGGTGAAGGTGAGATTAGCCAAGTTGAGCATGGAAGGTACGACAATCCACTGGTTTACTCTCTGGAGGGAGACAGAGGACGAATTGTCACGGTTGAAGTTGAAACAAGCCTTGATTGAGAGATATGGAGGACGACAATGTGATAATCCCTTCGAAGAATTGAAAGATCTACAACAAAAAGGGACTGTGGAGGAGTACATTGCAGATTTTGAGTATGTGTCATCACAAGTTGGAAGATTACTGGAAGATCAATATCTCAGATATTTTATGGGAGGACAACGACCAGAATTACGGTTGCGAGTTCGAACATTTTGTCCGCGTAACAGAGTGCAAGCGATGAAGTTGGCTAGGTATGTTGAAACTGAATTGAGGAGTTCAGTGTTGCCAAGGGAGCCCAAGTATGGTGCTGGCCCAAATACTTGGAAGGGGGGTAAGGATTGGAACGTTGGTCCTAATCTTAAGTTGGGTCATGGGTCAGCTTCTAACCCATCAGTTAATTCAAACCGGGTCGGATCTCACACACCCAACCCATCTAGCCCGAGTAATTTCAGAAGAGGATCTTCCAATAATAGCAGCCAAATCTCGAATGTGATGAACAACGGTGACGAACGGTCGCAAAGTTGTGGAGTCAAACACCTCCCTTACTCTGAATTGATGGACCGTAAGGCCAAAATTTTGGATCAGGTCCTTGTAAGCTTCAGAAGTTTGGCTTAAGGTATTTTGGACCTTTTCCGATTGTTAGCCGCATTGGTGCTGTGGCTTACAAGGTTCAACTTCCTCCAGAGGCGAAGATTCACCCCGTCTTTCATGTTTCACATTTGAAACCGTTTCATGGTTCACAGCAAGGAAGGACTCTAGTGTATATATGTGAGGGAATCAATTCTGTTAGAGCAGATCCGGATATTAAGGAAGGAAAGGGCCAACGAGTCAAGCATGTCAACGTGAGAATGAGGGGCAAGGCAATATAGCTAAATGAAGAGCCCATTCAAGAGAGTTCAACAAAATTGTACTAATTAAGCATAATGATAGCATCAGCAGGTTTTCCACCTCCTGGTCCTGCAGCAGCAGCAGGTACTAAACACAAGCATAAGAAGAGCAGGAAGAAGCTAGCTAGCTTGGAACATTGGCGGGAATACTTTTCGGTTTTGTGTCTTGGCAGCTGTTTAAGTTGGCTTCAACTTTGATTAAAGGAAAAGGAAATTAAAGGTACACAGGCAATGGCTCATGCCTAGTAATGAGTTCCAAATCTCTTATTTACACTTCTATAAGCTTTAAGTGGTCTTTTAACTTTCTTTATTTTACCTAATTTTAAGTCTTAAGTGGACAAAAGAGAGTATGAAATAATCTTTTCTTGTATTTTTCAGTGTAACTTAAGTGTCTCGTTCtttatgtgttttattttaatatgtacTAGCAAATATAAATTAGAGTTTATGTATTCTTTGTGCTCTATTATggataataatatgataattattGACTTGTCATAGCACTTAAATAAAGCCAATAGGAAAAACGTGTGAGAGAATGGATTAAGGCAATCAAGAGAGTTCAATAGTTTTATTGCACACTAATGGAAGGGATTGGGTCAACGAAATGAATGAAGGAAGGAGAAAATCGATTTTGTTCCATTTCTTTCATGCAGGGTtctttaaataataatatctattttaaaataattattaataattatcaCACTAATTGATTAAATAAATAGATAGaacatatattaaaattttgggATATTAGTATATTACATCATTAACCCCTTGAAaaagtttcgtcctcgaaaaaCTAGATAGTCGAAAAAGGTCGGATAAAGTTCTCTCAATAAATTAAAGGATAAATTACATTGACCTCCCTTAGTTAGTTTTGTTAATATGTCACTCACCTCTCctctatttttataaaagcactACCTCCCTCCAAATTGACACAGTTAAACAACCACAGTTAACGTAttgtttttcttccaaaaatacATGTTTCTTGTCttatcatcatttttatttGGCCCGTCAAATGAGTTGTGTTTTCTAAAGTCTTTTTTGTTGTGagtttttcttggaataagttgcatagaaagatgtaaaaataatttttattggtcgTTATTTATTGAGATAAGAGAGGAGAgggaaaattaaatgcaatttacatttaattttataagaataagagaaaaacattcttgaaaatgattttttcttttataatttgggataaaaaatgagtttttttcctttataatttcggacggagggagtatatcaaTTTATTTCAcccggttttttttttttcaatttctagTTATTTGAAACGTTATTATTCATTATACAAGCTAGTT
It contains:
- the LOC123910870 gene encoding uncharacterized protein LOC123910870 — encoded protein: MDQTSRDIFEVQGTTEEVKVRLAKLSMEGTTIHWFTLWRETEDELSRLKLKQALIERYGGRQCDNPFEELKDLQQKGTVEEYIADFEYVSSQVGRLLEDQYLRYFMGGQRPELRLRVRTFCPRNRVQAMKLARYVETELRSSVLPREPKYGAGPNTWKGGKDWNVGPNLKLGHGSASNPSVNSNRVGSHTPNPSSPSNFRRGSSNNSSQISNVMNNGDERSQSCGVKHLPYSELMDRKAKILDQVLVSFRSLA